In Bubalus bubalis isolate 160015118507 breed Murrah chromosome 3, NDDB_SH_1, whole genome shotgun sequence, a genomic segment contains:
- the LOC102403883 gene encoding C-type lectin domain family 10 member A isoform X3, whose translation MSVKYEDLQYLESEKKSQRFTEALFSSQNFLKRLLSSPCLLLLSLALSLLLASICVMGYQNFKFQSDLQTLRTSFSNFTSNSMAEVQALNSQGRNLQEMITSLKAEVESHKQELQAAHSLNDKVLSLENRLEKQLEELKAGDSEMLLRVQQLVKNLNSLTCKMDALKSNGSQNTACCPANWLEHEGHCYWFSSLRKPWPEAEKDCQLKNAQLVVINSRDEQDFIQANLRPYFTWMGLSDLDGVWKWVDGSDYETNIKFSSNIA comes from the exons ATGTCAGTGAAGTACGAAGACCTTCAGTACTTGGAGAGTGAGAAAAAAAGCCAGAGGTTTACAGAAG CGCTGTTTTCTTCCCAGAACTTTCTGAAGCGGCTCCTCTCCAGCCCTTGCCTCCTCCTGCTCTCCCTGGCCCTCAGCCTCCTGCTGGCCAGCATCTGTGTGATGGGATACCAAA ATTTCAAGTTTCAGAGTGACCTGCAGACCCTGAGAACAAGTTTCAGTAACTTCACTTCAAACAGTATGGCCGAGGTCCAGGCACTGAACTCCCAGG GTCGCAACTTGCAAGAAATGATAACATCACTGAAAGCTGAGGTGGAAAGTCACAAGCAAGAACTGCAAGCTG cccaTAGCTTGAATGACAAGGTGCTTTCTCTGGAGAACAGGCTGGAGAAGCAACTGGAAGAACTCAAAGCAG GTGATTCTGAAATGCTCCTTCGAGTCCAGCAGCTGGTCAAGAACCTGAACTCCCTGACATGCAAGATGGATGCTCTCAAGAGCAATG GCTCTCAAAACACAGCCTGCTGTCCTGCCAACTGGCTGGAACATGAAGGCCACTGCTACTGGTTCTCTTCCTTGCGGAAGCCCTGGCCAGAAGCTGAGAAGGACTGCCAACTGAAGAATGCCCAGCTGGTCGTCATCAACTCCAGAGACGAACAG GATTTTATCCAGGCCAACCTACGTCCTTACTTCACCTGGATGGGCCTCAGTGATCTGGATGGAGTCTGGAAATGGGTGGATGGGTCGGACTATGAGACCAACATCAA GTTCTCCAGCAACATTGCCTGA
- the LOC102403883 gene encoding C-type lectin domain family 10 member A isoform X1 — MSVKYEDLQYLESEKKSQRFTEALFSSQNFLKRLLSSPCLLLLSLALSLLLASICVMGYQNFKFQSDLQTLRTSFSNFTSNSMAEVQALNSQGRNLQEMITSLKAEVESHKQELQAAHSLNDKVLSLENRLEKQLEELKAGDSEMLLRVQQLVKNLNSLTCKMDALKSNGSQNTACCPANWLEHEGHCYWFSSLRKPWPEAEKDCQLKNAQLVVINSRDEQDFIQANLRPYFTWMGLSDLDGVWKWVDGSDYETNIKNWKPGQPDDFHGHGLGGGEDCAHFYPDGEWNDDACQRLNYWICEAGLSQGN, encoded by the exons ATGTCAGTGAAGTACGAAGACCTTCAGTACTTGGAGAGTGAGAAAAAAAGCCAGAGGTTTACAGAAG CGCTGTTTTCTTCCCAGAACTTTCTGAAGCGGCTCCTCTCCAGCCCTTGCCTCCTCCTGCTCTCCCTGGCCCTCAGCCTCCTGCTGGCCAGCATCTGTGTGATGGGATACCAAA ATTTCAAGTTTCAGAGTGACCTGCAGACCCTGAGAACAAGTTTCAGTAACTTCACTTCAAACAGTATGGCCGAGGTCCAGGCACTGAACTCCCAGG GTCGCAACTTGCAAGAAATGATAACATCACTGAAAGCTGAGGTGGAAAGTCACAAGCAAGAACTGCAAGCTG cccaTAGCTTGAATGACAAGGTGCTTTCTCTGGAGAACAGGCTGGAGAAGCAACTGGAAGAACTCAAAGCAG GTGATTCTGAAATGCTCCTTCGAGTCCAGCAGCTGGTCAAGAACCTGAACTCCCTGACATGCAAGATGGATGCTCTCAAGAGCAATG GCTCTCAAAACACAGCCTGCTGTCCTGCCAACTGGCTGGAACATGAAGGCCACTGCTACTGGTTCTCTTCCTTGCGGAAGCCCTGGCCAGAAGCTGAGAAGGACTGCCAACTGAAGAATGCCCAGCTGGTCGTCATCAACTCCAGAGACGAACAG GATTTTATCCAGGCCAACCTACGTCCTTACTTCACCTGGATGGGCCTCAGTGATCTGGATGGAGTCTGGAAATGGGTGGATGGGTCGGACTATGAGACCAACATCAA gaattgGAAGCCAGGCCAACCGGATGACTTTCATGGGCATGggctgggtgggggtgaggacTGTGCCCATTTCTACCCTGATGGCGAGTGGAATGACGATGCCTGCCAAAGACTCAACTACTGGATCTGCGAGGCTGGACTGAGCCAAGGCAACTAA
- the LOC102403883 gene encoding C-type lectin domain family 10 member A isoform X2 yields the protein MSVKYEDLQYLESEKKSQRFTEALFSSQNFLKRLLSSPCLLLLSLALSLLLASICVMGYQNFKFQSDLQTLRTSFSNFTSNSMAEVQALNSQGRNLQEMITSLKAEVESHKQELQAAHSLNDKVLSLENRLEKQLEELKAGDSEMLLRVQQLVKNLNSLTCKMDALKSNACCPANWLEHEGHCYWFSSLRKPWPEAEKDCQLKNAQLVVINSRDEQDFIQANLRPYFTWMGLSDLDGVWKWVDGSDYETNIKNWKPGQPDDFHGHGLGGGEDCAHFYPDGEWNDDACQRLNYWICEAGLSQGN from the exons ATGTCAGTGAAGTACGAAGACCTTCAGTACTTGGAGAGTGAGAAAAAAAGCCAGAGGTTTACAGAAG CGCTGTTTTCTTCCCAGAACTTTCTGAAGCGGCTCCTCTCCAGCCCTTGCCTCCTCCTGCTCTCCCTGGCCCTCAGCCTCCTGCTGGCCAGCATCTGTGTGATGGGATACCAAA ATTTCAAGTTTCAGAGTGACCTGCAGACCCTGAGAACAAGTTTCAGTAACTTCACTTCAAACAGTATGGCCGAGGTCCAGGCACTGAACTCCCAGG GTCGCAACTTGCAAGAAATGATAACATCACTGAAAGCTGAGGTGGAAAGTCACAAGCAAGAACTGCAAGCTG cccaTAGCTTGAATGACAAGGTGCTTTCTCTGGAGAACAGGCTGGAGAAGCAACTGGAAGAACTCAAAGCAG GTGATTCTGAAATGCTCCTTCGAGTCCAGCAGCTGGTCAAGAACCTGAACTCCCTGACATGCAAGATGGATGCTCTCAAGAGCAATG CCTGCTGTCCTGCCAACTGGCTGGAACATGAAGGCCACTGCTACTGGTTCTCTTCCTTGCGGAAGCCCTGGCCAGAAGCTGAGAAGGACTGCCAACTGAAGAATGCCCAGCTGGTCGTCATCAACTCCAGAGACGAACAG GATTTTATCCAGGCCAACCTACGTCCTTACTTCACCTGGATGGGCCTCAGTGATCTGGATGGAGTCTGGAAATGGGTGGATGGGTCGGACTATGAGACCAACATCAA gaattgGAAGCCAGGCCAACCGGATGACTTTCATGGGCATGggctgggtgggggtgaggacTGTGCCCATTTCTACCCTGATGGCGAGTGGAATGACGATGCCTGCCAAAGACTCAACTACTGGATCTGCGAGGCTGGACTGAGCCAAGGCAACTAA
- the LOC102403883 gene encoding C-type lectin domain family 10 member A isoform X4 — MGYQNFKFQSDLQTLRTSFSNFTSNSMAEVQALNSQGRNLQEMITSLKAEVESHKQELQAAHSLNDKVLSLENRLEKQLEELKAGDSEMLLRVQQLVKNLNSLTCKMDALKSNGSQNTACCPANWLEHEGHCYWFSSLRKPWPEAEKDCQLKNAQLVVINSRDEQDFIQANLRPYFTWMGLSDLDGVWKWVDGSDYETNIKNWKPGQPDDFHGHGLGGGEDCAHFYPDGEWNDDACQRLNYWICEAGLSQGN; from the exons ATGGGATACCAAA ATTTCAAGTTTCAGAGTGACCTGCAGACCCTGAGAACAAGTTTCAGTAACTTCACTTCAAACAGTATGGCCGAGGTCCAGGCACTGAACTCCCAGG GTCGCAACTTGCAAGAAATGATAACATCACTGAAAGCTGAGGTGGAAAGTCACAAGCAAGAACTGCAAGCTG cccaTAGCTTGAATGACAAGGTGCTTTCTCTGGAGAACAGGCTGGAGAAGCAACTGGAAGAACTCAAAGCAG GTGATTCTGAAATGCTCCTTCGAGTCCAGCAGCTGGTCAAGAACCTGAACTCCCTGACATGCAAGATGGATGCTCTCAAGAGCAATG GCTCTCAAAACACAGCCTGCTGTCCTGCCAACTGGCTGGAACATGAAGGCCACTGCTACTGGTTCTCTTCCTTGCGGAAGCCCTGGCCAGAAGCTGAGAAGGACTGCCAACTGAAGAATGCCCAGCTGGTCGTCATCAACTCCAGAGACGAACAG GATTTTATCCAGGCCAACCTACGTCCTTACTTCACCTGGATGGGCCTCAGTGATCTGGATGGAGTCTGGAAATGGGTGGATGGGTCGGACTATGAGACCAACATCAA gaattgGAAGCCAGGCCAACCGGATGACTTTCATGGGCATGggctgggtgggggtgaggacTGTGCCCATTTCTACCCTGATGGCGAGTGGAATGACGATGCCTGCCAAAGACTCAACTACTGGATCTGCGAGGCTGGACTGAGCCAAGGCAACTAA
- the SLC16A11 gene encoding monocarboxylate transporter 11 has protein sequence MTPKPTGPPDGGWGWVVAAAGFAVNGLSYGVLRSLGLAFPDFAEYFDRNAQETAWVSALALAVQQAASPVGSALSTRWGARPVVMVGGVLTSLGFVFSAFAHSLLHLYLGLGVLAGSGWALVFAPALGTVSRYFSRRRVLAVGLALTGNGASSLLLAPALQLLLDNFGWRGALLLLGAVTLHLIPCGALLRPLALPGDPLVLPRSPLAALGLGLFRRRAFLVLTLGTALVGVGYFIPYVHLAPHALDRGLGGYAAALVVAAAAVGDIGARLLCGWLADQGWVPLPRLLTIFGALTGLGLLAVGLVPVMGNEDSWGGPLLAAAGVYGLSAGSYAPLIFCVLPELVGIGNVVQATGLVMMLLSLGGLLGPPLSGFLRDETGDFTASFLMCGSFVLSGSFVYLGLPKALPSCRQASRPGTPPPEMGELLPVPQVALLSPGDPHSTLDTTC, from the exons ATGACCCCCAAGCCAACCGGACCCCCGGacgggggctggggctgggtggtGGCGGCCGCAGGGTTCGCGGTGAATGGACTCTCCTACGGGGTGTTACGCTCCCTGGGCCTCGCCTTCCCTGACTTCGCGGAGTATTTTGACCGAAACGCTCAGGAGACGGCGTGGGTCAGCGCCCTAGCCCTGGCAGTGCAGCAGGCAGCCA GTCCAGTGGGCAGTGCCCTGAGCACCCGCTGGGGGGCGCGCCCTGTCGTGATGGTTGGGGGCGTCCTCACCTCGCTCGGCTTCGTCTTCTCGGCTTTCGCCCACAGTCTGCTGCACCTCTACCTTGGCCTGGGCGTCCTTGCTG GCTCCGGCTGGGCCCTGGTGTTCGCCCCTGCCCTGGGGACCGTCTCCCGTTACTTCTCCCGCCGTCGAGTCTTGGCCGTGGGGCTGGCACTCACGGGCAACGGGGCCTCCTCGCTGCTCCTGGCACCCGCTTTACAGCTCCTCCTTGATAATTTTGGCTGGCGGGGCGCCCTGCTCCTCCTCGGAGCCGTCACCCTCCACCTCATCCCCTGTGGCGCCCTGCTACGACCCCTGGCGCTTCCTGGCGACCCCCTGGTCCTACCACGAAGCCCTCTAGCTGCCCTCGGCCTCGGTCTCTTCAGACGCCGGGCCTTCCTAGTTTTGACACTAGGCACGGCCTTAGTGGGGGTCGGTTACTTCATCCCCTACGTGCACTTGGCTCCTCACGCTTTAGATCGGGGCCTGGGCGGGTATGCGGCGGCGCTGGTGGTGGCGGCGGCTGCGGTGGGGGATATCGGCGCTCGGCTCCTCTGCGGGTGGCTGGCAGACCAGGGTTGGGTGCCCCTCCCGCGGTTGCTGACGATATTCGGGGCTTTGACAGGCCTGGGGCTGCTGGCGGTGGGATTGGTGCCTGTGATGGGGAACGAGGACAGCTGGGGGGGCCCCCTGCTGGCCGCGGCTGGGGTCTACGGCCTGAGCGCCGGAAGTTACGCCCCGTTGATTTTCTGTGTGCTCCCGGAGCTAGTGGGCATCGGAAATGTGGTACAGGCCACTGGTCTGGTGATGATGCTGCTGAGCCTCGGGGGGCTTCTAGGCCCTCCCCTGTCAG GCTTCCTAAGGGATGAGACCGGAGACTTCACCGCCTCCTTCCTCATGTGCGGCTCTTTCGTCCTCTCTGGCAGCTTCGTCTATTTGGGGCTGCCCAAGGCGCTGCCCTCCTGCCGTCAGGCCTCACGTCCAGGCACTCCACCCCCTGAGATGGGGGAGCTGCTCCCGGTCCCTCAGGTTGCCCTGCTCTCCCCGGGAGACCCTCACTCCACTCTGGACACCACTTGTTGA
- the SLC16A13 gene encoding monocarboxylate transporter 13 isoform X2 gives MVVLSAFFQSALVFGVLRSFGVFFVEFVAAFEEPAARVSWIASIGIAVQQFGSPVGSALSTKFGPRPVVMTGGILAALGMLLASFATSLTHLYLSIGLLSGSGWALTFTPTLACLSRYFSRRRSLATGLALTGVGLSSFAFAPLFQWLLNHYAWRGALLLVSALSLHLVACGALLRPLSLAEDPVVGGPGAQITSLLRHGPFLHYTVALTLINTGYFIPYVHLVAHLRDLGWDPLPAAFLLSVAAISDLVGRVASGWLGDAVPGPVARLLMLWTTLTGVILALYPVAEAPTGLVALTVAYGFTSGALTPVAFSVLPELVGTGKIYCGLGLVQMVESIGGLLGAPLSGYLRDVTGNYTASFVVAGAFLLAGSGVLITLPHFFCFSAATSKPQDLVTEALDTKVPLPEEGLGVD, from the exons ATGGTGGTGCTCTCAGCGTTCTTCCAGTCGGCGCTCGTGTTCGGGGTGCTCCGTTCCTTCGGCGTCTTCTTTGTGGAATTTGTGGCGGCGTTTGAAGAGCCGGCCGCGCGAGTCTCCTGGATCGCCTCCATAGGAATCGCGGTGCAGCAGTTTGGGA GTCCAGTGGGCAGTGCGCTGAGCACCAAGTTCGGTCCCAGGCCTGTGGTGATGACCGGGGGTATCCTGGCTGCACTGGGGATGCTGCTTGCCTCCTTTGCTACCTCCTTAACCCACTTGTACCTGAGTATTGGGTTGCTCTCAG GATCTGGCTGGGCCTTGACCTTCACTCCAACCCTGGCCTGCCTGTCCCGTTACTTCTCTCGCCGGCGATCCCTGGCCACCGGGCTGGCACTGACGGGCGTGGGCCtctcctcctttgcttttgccCCACTCTTCCAATGGCTGCTCAACCACTATGCCTGGCGGGGGGCCCTACTGCTGGTGTCGGCCCTCTCCCTTCACTTGGTGGCCTGCGGTGCTCTTCTCCGTCCACTCTCCCTGGCTGAGGACCCTGTTGTGGGTGGCCCTGGGGCCCAGATCACCTCCCTCCTGCGTCACGGCCCCTTCCTGCATTACACCGTTGCCCTCACCCTGATCAACACTGGCTACTTCATTCCCTACGTGCACCTGGTGGCCCATCTTCGGGACCTGGGTTGGGACCCACTGCCCGCTGCCTTCCTCCTCTCGGTGGCGGCTATTTCTGACCTCGTGGGGCGTGTGGCTTCTGGGTGGCTAGGCGATGCTGTCCCAGGGCCTGTGGCAAGACTCCTGATGCTCTGGACCACCCTGACTGGGGTGATACTGGCCCTGTACCCTGTGGCTGAGGCGCCTACTGGCTTGGTGGCCCTGACTGTGGCCTATGGCTTCACATCAGGGGCCCTGACCCCAGTGGCCTTCTCCGTGCTGCCTGAACTGGTGGGGactggaaagatatactgtggcCTGGGACTGGTACAGATGGTAGAAAGCATCGGGGGGCTACTGGGGGCTCCTCTGTCAG GCTACCTCCGGGATGTGACAGGCAACTACACAGCTTCTTTTGTGGTAGCTGGGGCCTTCCTTCTGGCAGGAAGTGGAGTTCTCATCACTTTGCCCCACTTCTTCTGCTTCTCAGCTGCTACCTCCAAGCCCCAGGATCTTGTAACAGAGGCACTGGATACCAAAGTCCCCCTGcctgaggaggggctgggagtAGATTGA
- the SLC16A13 gene encoding monocarboxylate transporter 13 isoform X1 — MAYRAEPPDGGWGWMVVLSAFFQSALVFGVLRSFGVFFVEFVAAFEEPAARVSWIASIGIAVQQFGSPVGSALSTKFGPRPVVMTGGILAALGMLLASFATSLTHLYLSIGLLSGSGWALTFTPTLACLSRYFSRRRSLATGLALTGVGLSSFAFAPLFQWLLNHYAWRGALLLVSALSLHLVACGALLRPLSLAEDPVVGGPGAQITSLLRHGPFLHYTVALTLINTGYFIPYVHLVAHLRDLGWDPLPAAFLLSVAAISDLVGRVASGWLGDAVPGPVARLLMLWTTLTGVILALYPVAEAPTGLVALTVAYGFTSGALTPVAFSVLPELVGTGKIYCGLGLVQMVESIGGLLGAPLSGYLRDVTGNYTASFVVAGAFLLAGSGVLITLPHFFCFSAATSKPQDLVTEALDTKVPLPEEGLGVD; from the exons ATGGCTTATAGGGCCGAGCCCCCCGACGGGGGCTGGGGATGGATGGTGGTGCTCTCAGCGTTCTTCCAGTCGGCGCTCGTGTTCGGGGTGCTCCGTTCCTTCGGCGTCTTCTTTGTGGAATTTGTGGCGGCGTTTGAAGAGCCGGCCGCGCGAGTCTCCTGGATCGCCTCCATAGGAATCGCGGTGCAGCAGTTTGGGA GTCCAGTGGGCAGTGCGCTGAGCACCAAGTTCGGTCCCAGGCCTGTGGTGATGACCGGGGGTATCCTGGCTGCACTGGGGATGCTGCTTGCCTCCTTTGCTACCTCCTTAACCCACTTGTACCTGAGTATTGGGTTGCTCTCAG GATCTGGCTGGGCCTTGACCTTCACTCCAACCCTGGCCTGCCTGTCCCGTTACTTCTCTCGCCGGCGATCCCTGGCCACCGGGCTGGCACTGACGGGCGTGGGCCtctcctcctttgcttttgccCCACTCTTCCAATGGCTGCTCAACCACTATGCCTGGCGGGGGGCCCTACTGCTGGTGTCGGCCCTCTCCCTTCACTTGGTGGCCTGCGGTGCTCTTCTCCGTCCACTCTCCCTGGCTGAGGACCCTGTTGTGGGTGGCCCTGGGGCCCAGATCACCTCCCTCCTGCGTCACGGCCCCTTCCTGCATTACACCGTTGCCCTCACCCTGATCAACACTGGCTACTTCATTCCCTACGTGCACCTGGTGGCCCATCTTCGGGACCTGGGTTGGGACCCACTGCCCGCTGCCTTCCTCCTCTCGGTGGCGGCTATTTCTGACCTCGTGGGGCGTGTGGCTTCTGGGTGGCTAGGCGATGCTGTCCCAGGGCCTGTGGCAAGACTCCTGATGCTCTGGACCACCCTGACTGGGGTGATACTGGCCCTGTACCCTGTGGCTGAGGCGCCTACTGGCTTGGTGGCCCTGACTGTGGCCTATGGCTTCACATCAGGGGCCCTGACCCCAGTGGCCTTCTCCGTGCTGCCTGAACTGGTGGGGactggaaagatatactgtggcCTGGGACTGGTACAGATGGTAGAAAGCATCGGGGGGCTACTGGGGGCTCCTCTGTCAG GCTACCTCCGGGATGTGACAGGCAACTACACAGCTTCTTTTGTGGTAGCTGGGGCCTTCCTTCTGGCAGGAAGTGGAGTTCTCATCACTTTGCCCCACTTCTTCTGCTTCTCAGCTGCTACCTCCAAGCCCCAGGATCTTGTAACAGAGGCACTGGATACCAAAGTCCCCCTGcctgaggaggggctgggagtAGATTGA